A window from Macaca thibetana thibetana isolate TM-01 chromosome 7, ASM2454274v1, whole genome shotgun sequence encodes these proteins:
- the OXA1L gene encoding mitochondrial inner membrane protein OXA1L — protein sequence MAMGLMCGRREVLRLLQSGRRVHSVTGPSQWLGKPLTARLLFPAARCCCRPHYLFLAASGPRSLSTSAISFAEVQVQAPPVVPATPSPAAVPEVASGETADVVQAAAEQSFAELGLASHTPVGLIQNLLEFMHVDLGLPWWGAIAACTVFARCLIFPLIVVGQREAAKIHNHLPEIQKFSSRVREAKLAGDDVEFYKASSEMALYQKKHGIKLFKPLILPLTQAPIFLSFFIALREMANLPVASLQTGGLWWFQDLTVSDPTYVLPLVVTATMWAVLELGAETGVQSSDLQWMRNVIRVMPLIALPVTMHFPTAVFIYWLSSNLFSLGQVSCLRIPAVRTVLKIPQRVVHDPDKLPPREGFLESFKKGWKNAEMARQLREREQRMQNHLELAARGPLRQTFTHNPLLQPGNNNPPNIPSSSSSSSKPKSKYPWRDTLG from the exons ATGGCGATGGGACTGATGTGCGGACGCCGGGAGGTTCTGCGCCTGCTACAGTCCGGGCGTCGG GTCCACAGCGTCACAGGGCCCTCGCAATGGCTCGGGAAACCGCTGACCGCACGGCTCCTATTCCCAGCAGCCCGGTGCTGCTGTCGCCCACACTACCTCTTCCTTGCGGCTTCCGGCCCCCGCAGCCTCAGTACCTCTGCCATCTCGTTTGCAGAAGTCCAG GTTCAGGCCCCTCCTGTTGTTCCTGCAACTCCCTCACCCGCAGCGGTACCTGAGGTGGCTTCTGGAGAGACTGCAGATGTTGTCCAAGCTGCTGCAGAGCAGAGCTTCGCTGAACTGGGGCTGGCGTCACACACCCCAGTGGGACTGATCCAGAATTTACTGGAATTTATGCATGTTGACCTGGGCCTACCTTGGTGGGGGGCCATTGCTGCAT gtacagtctttGCCCGCTGCCTCATTTTTCCTCTCATCGTGGTGGGCCAGCGAGAGGCAGCCAAGATCCACAATCACTTGCCAGAGATCCAGAAGTTTTCCAGTCGAGTCAGAGAGGCCAAGTTGGCGGGAGACGATGTTGAGT TTTACAAGGCTTCCTCGGAGATGGCACTTTACCAGAAAAAACATGGTATTAAACTCTTTAAACCTCTCATTCTTCCTCTGACTCAG GCCCCaatcttcctctccttcttcatTGCTTTGAGAGAGATGGCCAACCTTCCTGTGGCCAGCCTGCAGACAGGTGGCCTCTGGTGGTTCCAGGATCTCACGGTATCCGATCCCACCTACGTGTTACCACTGGTAGTCACTGCTACAATGTGGGCTGTCCTTGAG CTAGGTGCTGAGACAGGTGTGCAAAGTTCTGACCTTCAGTGGATGAGAAATGTGATCAGAGTGATGCCCCTGATAGCCTTGCCCGTAACCATGCATTTCCCCACG GCAGTGTTTATATACTGGCTCTCCTCCAATTTGTTTTCCCTGGGCCAAGTATCCTGTCTCCGGATTCCAGCAGTACGCACTGTACTTAAAATCCCCCAGCGTGTTGTACATGACCCTGACAAATTACCTCCACGGGAAGGCTTCCTAGAGAGCTTCAAAAAAG GCTGGAAAAATGCTGAAATGGCGCGTCAGCTGCGAGAGCGTGAACAACGCATGCAGAATCACTTGGAGCTAGCAGCCAGGG GTCCCTTACGACAGACCTTTACCCACAACCCTCTCCTACAACCTGGAAATAATAACCCTCCCAATATccctagcagcagcagcagcagcagcaaaccaAAGTCAAAGTATCCCTGGCGCGACACGCTTGGCTGA